The DNA window CGCTTACACGCGTTTTGATACCGGTATCGCTCACACCATTAATTACGATAAAGACATGGACCTAGTATTACGTTTCAACATCGAAAACTTGTTTGATACGGATTATTTAGCGGGTGGTAGTCAAAAGAAAACTATCATTGGTGAAGGTCGTAACTACATGGCTTCAATCCAATTACGTTATTAATAACATAATCTAAGCCTTCATAAACAGCAATAATCGACTCTTGATTCCATAGATGTCGGTTATTGCTTTTTGTGGTTTTATTCCTTTTAAATTTTAATTCGAATGTTGATTAATTATGCTTTTAAATAAATCTTACTCTCTGGTTCTCGTGGCTGCACTGAGCAGTGCTACGTTTAGTCCTTTCGTGTTTGCACAAGCTAATGATAGTGCGCAAGCGATTGATCATGCACAAGCTCTGACTCAAAAAATGAATAATACGGCGGCTAGTAGCCAGTATAAAATTGATAATAGCGCAGATCGTACTTTAAGCATGCAAGCAGAAATAGAGCGTCTGCAAGAAGAAGTCGACAACTTAGCTGTATATCGCGACCATCTTGCTAAATTAGTGAACAATCAAAACCAAGAGTTAGATAGCTTAGACGAACAACTACAAGGTATTAAAACGACTCGCCAAGGCATAGTACCTTTGATGTACAAAATGTTGGCTGGTTTAGGTGACATTATCAATACCGGTAAACCAATTAAAAAAGAACAACGT is part of the Moritella viscosa genome and encodes:
- a CDS encoding putative exported protein — its product is MLLNKSYSLVLVAALSSATFSPFVFAQANDSAQAIDHAQALTQKMNNTAASSQYKIDNSADRTLSMQAEIERLQEEVDNLAVYRDHLAKLVNNQNQELDSLDEQLQGIKTTRQGIVPLMYKMLAGLGDIINTGKPIKKEQRLARLAKLNTMMGQANVSDAEKYRRILEAYQIEIDYGTKLGVYQSEITLVPSNNRIIVDLLHLGRIAFVARSLDSQNYWQWHDQRQAWVAISEQTNYIDKAFKMANKQIAPSLISLPVTTAQRVGNAQ